The sequence TGTACATATTTGAGAATTCGTTTAACAGCGGTCAAATGAGAAGTGCGAGGATCTGACTGAAATCGAGCACATATACCAACAGCATAGgcaatgttaagttttcttCCCGTTAAATATAGAAGACTCTCAACCATGCTCCTATACAGTTTGTGATCTACTACTGTGCCATTAACATCTTTAGTAACTTTAACATGTGTCGCTGCTGGAGTCCTTTTATGTTGACATTGATCCAGACCAAAGTTTTTGACCACGTTCTTGGCATACTTCTCTTGAGATATAAATATACCCTCACTTCTCTGTTTGATCTGTAAACCTAGAAAAGAGGAAAGTTCTCCTACCATGCTCATTACAATTATGATTTCATTATGTTAATGAAGTTGTCAACAAGTGCCTTGGGAAATCCCCCAAATATAATATCAGCAACATAAATTTGTGCTACAATAAGCTCACTGCGTTCATACCAAGTTCGAGGAGCTTGCTTTAACCCATACAAAGCTTTATTTAACTTGTAAACATGCTGAGGAAATTTAGAATCGACAAACCCTTTTGGTTGAGCTACAAAGACTTCCTCGTTCAAGTAACCATTTAAGAAGGCGCTtttgacatccatttgatataatttaaattttcgaATACACGATATTCCGTGCAGAAGGCGTATAGCTTCAAGTCTAGCGACAGGTGCGAAAGTGTCATCAAAGTCAATACCTTCTACCTGAGCATAACTTTCAACACCAAACGAGCTTTGTTCTTTGTTACATTCCCTGATTCATCAGTTTTATTCTTAAAAATCCACTTAGTTCCTATAACATTCACCCCGTCAGGCTTAGGAACCAAGGTCCACACATTATTACACTTAAATTGAAGTAATTCTTCTTGCATAGCGTTTATCCAGTATTCATCCTTGAGAGCATTCTCAACAGATGTGGGTTCTATTGCTAGCACATAACATAAATCAGCAATCATTTTCGTGTAATCTACTTTCTCTTTCCTTCAGGTAGTGATTCCACCTGATGAATCCCCTATTATGGAATTTGGGGGATGATTCTTTTTCACATGTGCAGACGGGACAAGTACGGTTTCATCATTCATAACTTCATCAgttattttttatgaatttgTCTTCGTACTGTCTAACTGAAAATCATCTTTAGATATTTCCTTAAGAAGGGTAGAAGTAACATCAGGTATAACAGAAGTCTCATCATCCTCAATATTAAACTGGTTGACATTAGATTCAAAATCATTTACCACAACATTGATTGTTTCCATAACTGTTcctaatttaatattaaagacTCTGTACGCTCGACTATTCTGAAAGTATCCAAGAAAGATTCCTTGATCAGATTTCACATCCCACTTCTGATGATACTCTCTATCGGCTAGAATGTAACAAGTACttccaaaaatatgaaaatacttAACATTTGGCTTCCTTTCCTTCCATAGTTCATATAATGTGACTGTCGTACCAGATTGAGTAGTGACCTTGTTGTGAATATGACATACTGTGTTAACGGCTTCGGTCCAAAAATTCAAAGGTAAGCTTTTGGCATGTATCATTACTCGAGCCATTTCTTGTAAAGTTCTGTTTTTTCGTTCAACTACTCCATTTTGCTGAGGAGTTGTGGGAGTAGCAAATTCATGATGGATTCCTTCCGACTGACAGAAATTATTAAGATCTTCATTATCAAACTCCTTCCCATGATCACTACGGATCCTGATTATCTTTTGCCTCTTTTCTCGTTGCAAATTCAAACATAGACTGATACATAATTTAACAGTATCTGATTTTCCTTTTAAGAACCAAACCCAAGTAAATCTAGAGTAGTAATCCACAACAACCAATACATACTTCTTTTCACCCAAACTTTCAGTTTGCATGGGACCCATAAGATAAAGATGTAGAAGTTCAAGGACTCTGATTGTATAACATTCCTTTAAACTTCTGTGAGAAGTTTTAGTTTTCTTTCCAACTTGACAGTCACCCCAAAAGAATTTGCCATTGATATCTAAAGAAGGAATGCCTACAACAGCCTCGTTTCTGATAATTTTATCTAAGCTTCTCAAGCTAATGTGTCCCAATTTCCTATGCCACAACCAGGTTTGATCAGAGTTAGTTAAATGACATATGTTTGAGCTAATGGAGCTCCAATGATAACAGTTATCTGTTTGTCATCTGCCACTCATAAACACTTGATTATTTTTGTTTGTAACTACACTACCAGTGTTGTTAAAATTTACACTGTATTCTTGGTCACATAGTTGACTTATACTAATAAAGTTTGCCTTCAGTCCATCCACATATCTAACTTCATTAAGACAGGGTAGATTACTTTTATCAATGTTTCCTTTTGTAATAATTCTTCCTTTGGCTCCATCTCCAAAAGTAACATGACCTGAGGCGCATTCCTCTAATTTAGTAAAGAATAATTGATTGCCAGTCATATGTCTTGAACATCCACTATCAAAGTACCAAACATCAATAGAGGTTTGAACTGTTGTAAATGCAACCTTTCACTTCTCAGAAGTCTTCACTCTCCAAATCATGTGAGTTCCTCTTATACTTTTGTTCCATTTTGCAAACATAAAATTATTCTGatggttttcaaattttgacttctgcTGATATCTCCTATCTCTTAGTAATTTGTAGCAAAATGACCGAATATGACCTCTTTGACCACAATAATAACAAACCC comes from Cucumis melo cultivar AY chromosome 12, USDA_Cmelo_AY_1.0, whole genome shotgun sequence and encodes:
- the LOC107991887 gene encoding uncharacterized mitochondrial protein AtMg00810-like, which codes for MVGELSSFLGLQIKQRSEGIFISQEKYAKNVVKNFGLDQCQHKRTPAATHVKVTKDVNGTVVDHKLYRSMVESLLYLTGRKLNIAYAVGICARFQSDPRTSHLTAVKRILKYVHGTRKALLKVVSL